The DNA region GCTGGCCGTGATCGTCGCCGTGACGCTCGGGGTCATCATGATCACGCTCGGTGCGCCCGTCGTGCGGCTGTTCGTCGGCGATGACGCGGAGGACGTGGTCGCCATGGCGCACCTCATGCTCATCATCAACGGCTCCACATACGTGGTGCTGGCGGTGCTGTTCGTGCTACGCGGCGTGCTGCAGGGGCTGGGTCGCGTGCTCGTGCCGACCATCACTGGCGTGATCGAGCTCGTCGCCCGCGCGGTCGGAGCCATCGTGCTGGGCGCCGTGTGGGACTTCGCCGGTGTGGCGATGAGCAACCCGCTGGCGTGGGTCGGGGCGGTCGCCCTGCTGACCCCGGCGTACGTGAGCGCGCATCGCGCCCTGGCGAAGATGCCGGTCGCCCCGCTCGAGGCGACCCTGACCACACCGATCCCGGTGATCGGCCCCGCCGACGGCTCGATGGTCGTCGACACCGTCTTCACCGCGCCCGTGCCGGTCGTCGCGCCGAGGCTCAGCAGACTTCGCCTGCCGCGGCGGACGCCTCATCGCTCCACATCGCGCCGACCGCGCTGAACACCGCGGGAGGACCCGCTTCGGCGCCCGACTCGCCCGTGTTCACGATGGGTTCACGGATCATCCCCCGGGATGATGCCGAATCGTTCTCCGGGCGGAGGATATCAGCGATCAACCCGCGTAACCTGTAATCAATCGGAGGCGCGCGGAAGCGCGAATCAGTGACCGGGGGGTCGTCGAATGTCCACACTCGCAGTGACGAACACGCTGTCATCGGTGTTCCTGCCCATCGGCATCGCCGGGGCGGTCATCGCCGTCGTCTGCGCCCTCGTCGCGCTCATCGCGCTCGCGCGCGGGGCGGCGGGCCTTGTCGGCGGCGCGATCGGCGTCTGGATCGGCGGTGCCATGCTGAGCCTGGCGTCGTCCTTCGCGGACGACTGGATCCCGGTGCTCGTCGCGCTCGTCGCGCTCGGCGGCGGACTGGTGCTGGGTGCCGCCGTGAGGGTCGTCGTGCGCGGCGTGCTCGCCTCGCGACCGGCCGTCGCGCAGCAGGCGTGGATGCCGGAGGCTCAGGCGCAGCCCGTGCGGATGCCCGCGCCGGCGCGCGCGACGGCATCCGAGCGCATTCGCGCGGTCGCGTAGCCGCGCGACCGGCGGGGCGGGTCAGGGACGGGTATCGGCCGAGCCGCCGGCATCCGCGCGCCGTCCGCGGCGCCGCACGATCCGCAGCTCGCCGACGAGGATGCCGAGCACCACCATCAGGCCGCCCAGCAGCGCGGCGGCGGGCAGCCGCTCCCCGGCGATGCGGCCGACGACGGCCGCCCACACCGGCTCGCCCGTGTAGATCACGGTGGCGCGCGTGGGGGAGACCGACTTCTGCGCCCAGTTCATGGTGAGCTGGATGAGACAGCTCGCCGCGCCCAGGCCGACTCCCGCGATCAGCCAGGCCCAGGAGAACTCCGGCACCGCTTCGCCGGTGAACGGCATGGTCGCCACCCCCAGCAGACCCGCGGTGAGCAGCTGCACGACCGTGATGCGGCCGAGATCGACACGGCCCGCGAAGGCGCTGATGAGGATGATCTCCCCGGCGATGGGGATCGTGCTGATGAGCGTGGCCGTCTCGCCGACGCCGAGGGACAGGGCGAACGCATCCGGCCCGGCGATCAGCAGCAGCCCGATGAAGGCGAGACCCGCGCCGAGGAACGCCATCGCCGGTGGCCGATGCCGGAAGAACAGCCACTGCGCGAACGGCACCAGGGGCACGTACAGCGCGGTGAGGAAGGCGGACGTGCTGCTGTCGATGGTCTGCAGACCGAGGGTCTGCAGACCGTAGCCGCCGTATATCATCACCCCGATCGCGGCACCGGCGCCGAGGTCGGTCCAGGTCATCCCGCGCAGGGCCCGGCGGAAGACGAGGATGCTGATGAGTCCCGCCACGAGGAAGCGCAGCGCGACGAAGAACCACGGGCCGGAGTGCTCCATGGCCCAGTGCACGAGGAGGAACGTGCTGCCCCAGACGGCGGTGATGCCGACGAGAGCGAGTTCCTGCGGGCGCAGCCGCAGCCAGCGAAGGTGCACAGTTGATTGTCCCGCATCCGCGTCATCCCCGCGGAGCCTGCGCCCTCGTGCGGCCCGCGGGGATCAGTGTCGACGCTGCGTCGTGACGGCGTGCGCGAGGCCGATCGTGAGCCACAGGCCGCCCAGCCAGATCCCCAGCATCGTGAGGAGCTGACCCGATACGAGCGCCCACGCCACCATCACCAGCCCGAGCGCGGCGAGCACCCATCCGGCCGGTCGGGAGCCGATCGCGATGACGACGGCCAGCACGAGGACGGCGGCGAGGAACGGCCACCCCCATGCGCTGACATCGAAGGTCGGTGCAGAGGCGGGGTCCGCGTAGCGGCCGACCAGTCCGCCGAGCACCGGCACCAGGAACCCCAGCACCGGCAGTGCGGCCAGCACCCCGCCGACGATCCGCCAGGCGATGCCGAAGCCCGAGCGGCGCATCCGCACCCAGGCGATCAGCGCCGCCCAG from Microbacterium soli includes:
- a CDS encoding DMT family transporter: MHLRWLRLRPQELALVGITAVWGSTFLLVHWAMEHSGPWFFVALRFLVAGLISILVFRRALRGMTWTDLGAGAAIGVMIYGGYGLQTLGLQTIDSSTSAFLTALYVPLVPFAQWLFFRHRPPAMAFLGAGLAFIGLLLIAGPDAFALSLGVGETATLISTIPIAGEIILISAFAGRVDLGRITVVQLLTAGLLGVATMPFTGEAVPEFSWAWLIAGVGLGAASCLIQLTMNWAQKSVSPTRATVIYTGEPVWAAVVGRIAGERLPAAALLGGLMVVLGILVGELRIVRRRGRRADAGGSADTRP